A genomic window from Exiguobacterium acetylicum DSM 20416 includes:
- a CDS encoding NUDIX domain-containing protein, giving the protein MRHRVCAALIEEQQILMVELHTPSRTFWTLPGGGVESNETKEEAIVREVLEETHLHVTVERQLYEISIDQGTETCFLVRRVTNSSVLQLGIDPELPLDQQELRAVRFRPLNEMQNDPQISRLRLLS; this is encoded by the coding sequence ATGCGGCATCGCGTATGCGCGGCGTTGATTGAAGAGCAACAGATCCTAATGGTCGAGTTACACACGCCTTCCCGGACATTTTGGACGTTACCGGGCGGAGGTGTCGAGAGCAATGAAACAAAAGAAGAAGCTATCGTACGTGAAGTATTAGAAGAGACACATCTTCACGTCACGGTCGAACGACAACTCTACGAGATTTCGATCGATCAAGGAACGGAGACGTGTTTTCTCGTCCGACGTGTCACGAATAGTTCTGTACTTCAACTCGGGATTGATCCTGAACTACCACTTGATCAACAAGAATTACGAGCTGTTCGATTTCGACCACTGAATGAGATGCAAAATGATCCTCAGATTTCCCGTTTGCGCCTACTATCGTAA
- a CDS encoding ABC-F family ATP-binding cassette domain-containing protein has product MITVQNVGLRFADRKLFEDVNIKFTPGNCYGLIGANGAGKSTFLKILAGDIEAQQGDVIITPGERLGVLRQNHYEYEEFQVIETVMMGHKRLYEVMKEKDAIYMKEDFSDEDGMRAAELEGEFAEMNGWEAESEAAMLLQGLGIKEDLHSKTMAELTGSEKVKVLLAQALFGKPDILLLDEPTNGLDLKAVKWLEEFLIGFENTVIVISHDRHFLNNVCTHMADLDYGKIQLYIGNYDFWYESSQLASRMASDQNKKKEEKIKELQAFIARFSSNASKAKQATSRKKLLDKITLDDIRPSSRRYPFVGFTPEREIGNDLLMVDGISKTIDGVKVLDNVRFSLNKTDKVAFISQSDIAITTLFKILMGEMEPDSGTFKWGVTTSQSYLPKDNSEFFEGSDKTILDWLRQYSPADESDTFLRGFLGRMLFSGEEVMKKASVLSGGEKVRCMLSKAMLSGANVLVLDDPTNHLDLESITALNDGLIAYKGAMLFSSHDHQFVETIANRIIELTPNGIVDKETTYDEYLNNDTIQQQLTALYAQ; this is encoded by the coding sequence ATGATTACAGTACAAAACGTCGGTCTTCGCTTTGCAGACCGAAAATTATTCGAAGACGTCAACATCAAATTCACACCAGGTAACTGTTATGGTCTAATCGGCGCGAATGGTGCCGGTAAATCGACATTCCTGAAAATTCTCGCTGGTGATATCGAAGCACAACAAGGCGATGTCATCATCACACCAGGCGAACGGTTAGGCGTTCTCCGTCAGAACCATTACGAATACGAAGAATTCCAAGTCATCGAAACGGTTATGATGGGACACAAACGTCTCTACGAAGTCATGAAAGAAAAAGATGCGATCTATATGAAAGAAGACTTCTCAGACGAGGACGGCATGCGTGCTGCTGAACTCGAAGGTGAATTCGCTGAAATGAACGGTTGGGAAGCGGAGTCGGAAGCAGCAATGCTTCTTCAAGGACTTGGCATTAAAGAAGACCTTCATTCGAAAACGATGGCTGAGCTGACAGGATCGGAAAAGGTCAAAGTCTTGCTTGCCCAAGCGTTGTTCGGTAAACCAGACATTCTCTTACTCGATGAGCCGACGAACGGACTTGATTTGAAAGCCGTCAAATGGCTCGAGGAATTCCTAATCGGATTTGAGAATACGGTCATCGTCATTTCCCACGACCGTCACTTCTTGAACAACGTCTGTACGCACATGGCGGATCTAGATTACGGTAAGATTCAACTATATATCGGAAACTACGATTTCTGGTATGAATCAAGTCAGCTTGCTTCACGTATGGCAAGTGACCAAAACAAGAAAAAAGAAGAGAAGATCAAAGAACTTCAAGCCTTCATCGCGCGTTTCAGCTCAAACGCTTCGAAAGCGAAACAAGCGACGTCACGGAAGAAATTGCTTGATAAAATCACACTCGATGACATTCGTCCGTCGTCACGCCGTTATCCGTTCGTCGGTTTCACACCGGAACGTGAAATCGGAAATGATCTCTTGATGGTCGACGGTATCTCGAAGACGATCGATGGTGTCAAAGTCCTTGATAACGTTCGTTTCTCATTGAACAAAACGGATAAGGTCGCGTTCATCAGCCAGAGTGATATCGCAATCACAACACTGTTCAAAATCCTTATGGGTGAGATGGAACCGGACAGCGGTACGTTCAAATGGGGCGTTACGACTTCGCAGTCGTACTTGCCAAAAGACAACTCGGAATTCTTTGAAGGCTCGGATAAAACGATTCTCGATTGGCTCCGTCAGTATTCGCCGGCAGATGAGAGCGATACGTTCCTCCGTGGATTCCTCGGTCGGATGCTCTTCTCAGGAGAAGAAGTCATGAAGAAAGCTTCTGTCTTATCTGGGGGCGAAAAAGTCCGTTGTATGCTTTCAAAAGCAATGCTCAGCGGTGCTAACGTCCTCGTACTCGACGATCCAACGAACCACTTGGATCTCGAATCAATTACGGCACTCAACGATGGCTTGATCGCTTATAAAGGCGCAATGCTCTTCAGCTCGCATGACCATCAGTTCGTCGAAACAATCGCGAACCGGATCATCGAGTTGACGCCAAACGGTATCGTCGATAAAGAAACGACATACGATGAGTACTTGAACAATGATACGATCCAACAGCAACTAACAGCGTTATACGCGCAATGA
- a CDS encoding ATP-grasp domain-containing protein: MTKIHILHENQEWTDHLIKRLEELELPYEEWHLNEGIVPLDELPPEGVFYSRMSASSHTRGHRYAPELTEGVLAWLEEHDRTVFNGTRALRLEVSKVNQYTALRKAGIRVPKTTAAVGRDQIVQAAKEIGVSSFITKHNRAGKGLGVQLFHSIEALEAYLDGPTFDEPVDGITLIQEYIQAPEPYITRCEFVGGKFVYAVQVDTSEGFELCPADACVIDDLFCPVGEEAPQTPMKFQIVEGFDDPIIQKYEAFLQANQIAVAGIEFIKDASGTIYTYDVNTNTNYNSDAEAAAGRYGMLELAKFLGAALETSTVK, from the coding sequence ATGACAAAAATTCATATTCTCCACGAAAACCAAGAATGGACGGACCATCTCATCAAACGTCTCGAAGAACTTGAGTTACCGTATGAAGAGTGGCATCTAAATGAAGGAATCGTTCCACTCGATGAACTACCGCCAGAAGGCGTCTTTTACAGCCGGATGAGTGCCTCTTCGCATACACGCGGGCACCGTTACGCGCCGGAGTTGACGGAAGGGGTCCTTGCTTGGTTAGAAGAACACGACCGGACCGTCTTCAACGGAACGCGTGCGCTCCGCCTTGAAGTCAGCAAAGTCAATCAGTATACAGCACTACGTAAAGCAGGCATCCGTGTACCAAAGACGACGGCTGCAGTCGGACGTGATCAAATCGTGCAAGCGGCAAAAGAGATCGGCGTTTCGTCATTCATCACGAAACACAACCGTGCCGGGAAAGGTCTCGGCGTCCAGTTATTCCACTCAATTGAAGCACTTGAAGCCTACCTCGATGGTCCGACATTTGACGAACCAGTCGATGGCATCACGTTGATTCAAGAGTACATCCAAGCACCAGAACCGTATATCACGCGCTGTGAGTTCGTGGGTGGAAAATTCGTCTACGCGGTCCAAGTCGATACGTCGGAAGGATTCGAACTTTGCCCAGCGGATGCGTGTGTGATTGACGACCTGTTTTGCCCAGTTGGTGAAGAAGCACCGCAAACGCCGATGAAGTTCCAAATTGTTGAAGGCTTCGATGATCCGATCATCCAAAAGTATGAAGCCTTCCTCCAAGCGAACCAGATTGCGGTCGCAGGCATCGAGTTCATCAAGGATGCGTCAGGTACGATCTATACGTATGACGTCAATACGAATACGAACTATAATTCGGATGCTGAGGCAGCTGCAGGACGCTACGGTATGCTCGAACTGGCCAAGTTCCTCGGTGCAGCCCTTGAAACAAGCACAGTAAAATAA
- a CDS encoding LLM class flavin-dependent oxidoreductase has product MEYGFWLPIFGGWLRNVEDEQMPPTFDYAKQVAQTAERIGFSTTLIAELNLNDIKGIKEPSLEAWTTAAAIAATTERLEIMTAVRPGFHNPATTAKMAANIDQLSGGRFTLNVVSAWWAEEAKQYNGIFTAHDERYARTEEFVTVMKGLWADASPYSFSGNHYTIEQAELHPKPVQRPGIKLYAGGESEAGKRTIVEHCDAYVMHGGTVEEVAHKINDMKVRRESTGHAPLESFGLAAYIICRDTEEEALLEWQRITDVKEDSAGYAGYQDFISKSQLEQQVERNDYSVSNRGLRPNLIGTPEQIAERILAFEAVGVTLLLLQFSPQLEEMERFARDVMPLVEAKRKVGQQS; this is encoded by the coding sequence GTGGAGTATGGTTTTTGGTTACCGATTTTTGGGGGATGGTTACGTAACGTCGAGGATGAACAGATGCCACCGACATTCGATTATGCAAAACAAGTCGCACAAACAGCAGAACGGATCGGCTTCTCGACGACGTTGATCGCGGAATTGAACTTGAACGACATCAAAGGCATCAAGGAACCGAGTCTTGAGGCATGGACGACGGCAGCTGCGATTGCTGCAACGACAGAACGCTTAGAAATCATGACAGCGGTTCGTCCTGGGTTCCATAATCCAGCGACGACGGCGAAGATGGCGGCAAACATCGATCAGTTGAGTGGTGGACGCTTTACGCTCAACGTCGTTTCGGCGTGGTGGGCAGAGGAAGCCAAACAATACAACGGTATCTTCACAGCACACGATGAACGCTATGCTCGGACGGAAGAATTCGTCACGGTCATGAAAGGATTATGGGCAGATGCGTCACCGTATAGCTTCTCCGGTAATCACTACACGATCGAGCAGGCGGAACTTCATCCGAAGCCCGTCCAGCGTCCAGGCATCAAGCTCTACGCTGGTGGAGAGAGTGAAGCTGGAAAGCGGACAATCGTCGAACACTGTGACGCTTATGTCATGCACGGGGGCACGGTCGAAGAAGTAGCCCATAAAATCAACGATATGAAAGTACGCCGGGAATCGACGGGACACGCACCGCTCGAGAGTTTCGGTCTTGCTGCCTACATCATTTGTCGGGATACGGAAGAAGAAGCGCTTCTTGAGTGGCAACGCATTACGGACGTCAAGGAAGACAGCGCCGGTTATGCCGGTTATCAGGATTTCATCAGTAAATCGCAACTGGAGCAACAGGTCGAGCGAAACGATTATTCCGTCTCGAACCGTGGTCTAAGACCGAACTTGATCGGAACACCAGAACAAATTGCGGAACGCATTCTAGCGTTCGAAGCCGTCGGTGTCACGTTACTCTTGTTACAATTCTCACCACAACTCGAAGAAATGGAACGCTTTGCTCGTGACGTAATGCCACTGGTCGAAGCGAAACGAAAGGTAGGTCAACAATCATGA
- a CDS encoding NAD(P)/FAD-dependent oxidoreductase — protein sequence MYDVTIIGAGVAGIFLAHQLVEDGQRVLLIDAGKPIRERTTEDAYLGFAGLGKSEGKFNYATGFGGELVSKIGEETTRRLFQEVDDLLCTYGGGTVETYSTHSPTVASRARRAGLHTVETTVRHLGTARTAAVFTAFEDALLPRLDVRFETTIEQITKSEPFAIKTADEIFVSQRIVFATGRSGADFTLHQLATLGVTPQRTRLDLGVRIETDEVLFRTLLQETFETKLGYDSPYGQAVTYCMNPRGRIIRKYQEGLVMPDGQNVHESADGSTNLNFTLFLPRYFSTLAKANAYATCIIGGINQGQDRILVQRLGDFRKSQATTTDQLLHNGIIPSLVASPGDLHVEVPAEDLLVLDGFLERLERLLETELPEDTLLYGLDGKFYAPMLETSETFETTCPRVYAIGDCSGATHSLAQAAASGIHLGHALTQNSRSLFA from the coding sequence ATGTATGATGTGACGATTATCGGAGCCGGTGTGGCAGGAATTTTCCTCGCCCATCAGCTTGTTGAAGATGGGCAACGCGTCTTATTGATTGACGCCGGAAAACCAATCCGTGAACGAACGACAGAAGATGCGTATCTTGGATTCGCAGGGCTTGGCAAATCAGAAGGAAAGTTCAATTATGCGACGGGATTCGGCGGCGAACTCGTCTCAAAAATCGGTGAAGAGACAACACGACGACTGTTCCAAGAAGTCGATGATCTCTTATGTACATATGGTGGAGGTACAGTCGAGACATACTCGACGCATTCCCCTACTGTAGCGTCTCGTGCCCGTCGCGCCGGTCTGCACACGGTCGAGACGACCGTCCGTCATTTAGGCACGGCACGAACCGCTGCCGTCTTCACAGCGTTTGAAGACGCCTTATTACCACGTCTCGATGTCCGGTTCGAAACGACGATCGAGCAAATTACGAAATCGGAGCCGTTTGCGATCAAAACAGCGGACGAGATTTTCGTCAGTCAACGAATCGTGTTCGCGACGGGTCGTTCTGGTGCGGACTTTACGTTGCACCAATTAGCGACGCTTGGTGTCACCCCACAGCGGACTCGACTTGATCTCGGGGTGCGGATTGAGACGGATGAAGTACTATTTCGGACATTGTTACAGGAGACGTTCGAGACGAAGCTCGGTTACGACTCGCCTTACGGTCAAGCCGTCACCTATTGCATGAATCCGCGCGGACGGATCATCCGCAAATATCAAGAAGGACTCGTCATGCCGGATGGTCAAAATGTCCACGAGTCGGCAGACGGTTCGACAAATCTGAACTTTACACTATTTCTCCCGCGTTATTTTTCGACACTAGCGAAAGCGAATGCGTATGCCACGTGCATTATCGGAGGAATCAATCAAGGACAGGATCGCATTCTCGTTCAACGACTCGGTGATTTTCGAAAATCGCAAGCGACGACAACGGATCAATTGCTTCATAACGGAATCATCCCTTCGCTAGTTGCTTCCCCTGGAGATTTACACGTGGAAGTGCCTGCGGAAGACCTGCTCGTCTTAGACGGTTTTTTGGAGCGTCTTGAGCGACTCCTTGAGACGGAACTTCCGGAAGATACGTTACTTTACGGATTAGATGGTAAGTTTTACGCACCTATGCTTGAGACGTCAGAAACGTTTGAGACGACATGTCCCCGTGTCTATGCAATCGGGGATTGTTCCGGTGCAACGCACTCGCTTGCCCAAGCAGCCGCAAGCGGAATTCATCTCGGACATGCCTTGACACAAAACAGCCGGTCCCTCTTCGCCTAA
- a CDS encoding DUF817 domain-containing protein, whose amino-acid sequence MKAIRHLIRFTYIEAVCCVFPVMIFAALALSRYLPTEPVARYDLLLLWCILVQIVLLVTRYETMEEFKLILLFHVIGLALELFKVNVGSWSYPEDALTKVAGVPLYAGFMYASVASYVCQAFRRFQLRFIAFPPPWLAISVGSLVYLNFFTHHWIFDARWLLMVLVVLVFYKSWVHFTIEQTIYRMPLVLSFLLIAFFIWIAENIVTFFKGWVYPHQEGGWAVVDLGKLSSWFLLVIITVLIVIVAKYKRQDPAVEIQQRT is encoded by the coding sequence ATGAAAGCGATCCGGCACCTGATTCGTTTTACATATATAGAAGCCGTCTGTTGCGTCTTTCCCGTGATGATTTTCGCAGCGCTTGCTCTTTCACGTTATCTTCCTACTGAACCGGTTGCTCGATACGATCTCCTGTTGCTCTGGTGTATTCTCGTCCAAATCGTCTTACTCGTCACGCGTTATGAAACGATGGAAGAATTCAAACTGATCTTATTGTTTCACGTCATCGGTCTAGCACTTGAACTGTTCAAGGTGAACGTCGGGTCTTGGAGTTATCCGGAAGACGCTTTGACGAAAGTGGCTGGTGTTCCCTTATATGCAGGATTCATGTATGCAAGCGTCGCGAGCTATGTCTGCCAGGCGTTTCGGCGATTTCAATTACGATTCATAGCATTTCCTCCCCCGTGGCTTGCGATTAGCGTCGGCAGTCTCGTCTATCTCAACTTCTTCACCCACCACTGGATCTTCGATGCACGCTGGCTATTGATGGTCCTCGTCGTCCTTGTCTTCTATAAGTCTTGGGTTCATTTTACGATCGAGCAGACGATCTACCGGATGCCGCTCGTCCTGTCCTTTTTACTGATCGCCTTTTTCATTTGGATTGCAGAGAATATCGTGACGTTCTTTAAAGGCTGGGTCTATCCGCATCAAGAAGGAGGCTGGGCAGTCGTTGATCTTGGAAAATTGTCTTCTTGGTTCCTGCTTGTGATCATCACGGTTTTAATTGTCATCGTTGCAAAATATAAGCGTCAGGATCCGGCTGTGGAAATTCAGCAACGTACCTAA
- a CDS encoding nitroreductase family protein, with protein MTTQTTTDFMEIVKGRRSIRNYDTNVKISKEEMTQILEEATLAPSSVNMQPWRFLVIDSEEGKAKLAPLAKFNQVQVETSSAVIAVFGDMNAVDSIETIYDMAVEKGLMPQEVRDRQVPAIKGFYRPEDVETLRDSILIDSGLVSMQLMLVARAHGYDTNPIGGYEKDQIAEAFGLEKERYLPVMLLSIGKAVDAGYPSVRLPIADIAEWK; from the coding sequence ATGACTACTCAAACAACAACGGACTTCATGGAAATCGTCAAAGGACGCCGCTCGATTCGCAACTACGACACAAACGTAAAAATTTCAAAAGAAGAAATGACACAAATCCTTGAAGAAGCAACACTTGCTCCATCTTCAGTTAACATGCAACCATGGCGTTTCCTCGTCATCGATAGCGAAGAAGGTAAAGCGAAACTCGCACCACTCGCGAAATTCAACCAAGTTCAAGTCGAGACATCTTCTGCTGTCATCGCCGTCTTCGGTGACATGAACGCGGTCGACAGCATCGAGACAATCTACGACATGGCTGTTGAAAAAGGGCTTATGCCACAAGAAGTACGTGATCGCCAAGTACCAGCTATCAAAGGTTTCTACCGTCCAGAAGACGTTGAAACATTACGTGATAGCATCTTGATCGACTCAGGTCTCGTTTCGATGCAATTGATGCTCGTTGCTCGTGCACACGGTTACGATACAAACCCAATCGGTGGTTACGAGAAAGACCAAATCGCAGAAGCATTCGGTCTTGAAAAAGAGCGTTATCTCCCAGTCATGTTGCTTTCAATCGGTAAAGCAGTGGACGCAGGATACCCATCGGTTCGTCTACCAATCGCTGACATCGCAGAGTGGAAATAA
- a CDS encoding MarR family winged helix-turn-helix transcriptional regulator, whose amino-acid sequence MSISCNEKGRLIYALVSVNKTIAQKFDLCTDGFSQTRMDLLAQLQVDQTISQKELQKRVNVDHAAVTRHLKHLESTGMIARERSAADNRVILVSLTEQGATRIARLREQKDEFLENLLEGFSAEEQRTLAEMIQRIEANADTLPKLKEESI is encoded by the coding sequence TTGAGTATTTCCTGCAACGAAAAAGGACGTTTGATCTATGCACTCGTCTCCGTCAATAAGACGATTGCTCAAAAATTCGATCTCTGTACGGATGGTTTCAGTCAGACGCGAATGGATCTACTTGCTCAACTACAAGTCGATCAAACGATCAGTCAAAAAGAATTGCAAAAACGCGTCAATGTCGATCACGCGGCGGTGACCCGTCACCTCAAACACCTAGAATCGACCGGGATGATTGCTCGTGAGCGTTCAGCCGCTGACAATCGGGTGATTCTTGTTTCCTTAACGGAACAAGGGGCGACGCGCATCGCACGATTACGCGAACAAAAAGATGAGTTCCTCGAGAACTTACTCGAAGGATTCTCCGCTGAAGAACAACGGACGTTAGCTGAGATGATTCAACGCATCGAAGCGAACGCCGACACATTACCTAAATTAAAAGAGGAGTCGATTTAA
- a CDS encoding YczE/YyaS/YitT family protein, producing MTRHRASWLLRATLKWGLFLLGLFLLALGSSMMITAELGVSTWDVLHLGLQKKTPLSVGTIILLVGLLLVFVKYALDRVTPQIGTLVNAIFVGVFMNLVLGSHLLPSFESIWLNTLWLIFGIFIIGMGAGLYVAVGYGAGPRDGLTLTLAERFGTSIRLMRTIMEVTACGIGWLLGGPVFFGTVLSIFLIGPFLQFWLFYFRRIIAAIDAKGLSASERQIS from the coding sequence ATGACGCGTCATCGCGCTTCCTGGTTGTTACGCGCTACGTTAAAGTGGGGACTCTTCCTACTCGGTTTATTTTTACTCGCTCTTGGCTCATCGATGATGATCACGGCTGAACTCGGTGTCTCGACGTGGGACGTGTTGCATCTCGGTCTTCAAAAGAAGACACCACTATCCGTCGGAACGATCATCTTGCTTGTTGGTCTCTTACTCGTGTTCGTTAAATACGCGTTAGACCGTGTCACACCGCAAATCGGAACGCTCGTCAACGCGATTTTCGTCGGTGTCTTCATGAATCTTGTTCTTGGTTCTCATCTCTTACCGTCTTTTGAATCGATCTGGTTGAATACACTCTGGCTGATTTTCGGCATCTTTATCATTGGAATGGGCGCTGGTCTGTATGTCGCTGTCGGATACGGGGCCGGTCCACGCGATGGGTTGACATTGACACTTGCAGAGCGCTTTGGAACGTCGATTCGTCTGATGCGGACGATCATGGAAGTTACGGCATGCGGCATTGGCTGGTTGCTTGGGGGACCTGTTTTCTTCGGTACGGTCCTCTCGATTTTCTTAATCGGACCGTTCCTGCAATTTTGGTTGTTCTATTTCCGCCGGATCATTGCAGCGATTGATGCAAAAGGACTTTCAGCGTCTGAACGCCAAATTAGTTAA
- a CDS encoding DUF2325 domain-containing protein, producing MMQQVLERATELVQMKLAVVERYEDWQLWLDEVNGIDEWVKMSAYYAPRDVQETLVIDEVKREKQTVVMPPQVPIEPVRKQRYAYTFQRGLKGGTLLEWSGSHISERDVRDWNLEHGMEVRVRVDHQDDQKTMCRVEAVVSTERMRENPERVVFEQAIVKAHGIIEETVNGPLQDESDRPFYYVVPVEDMRYFRLEAGQLVDLAMWRGRKDTLTIAWKHPFTYEEPIVNTSSNRPSEVKQPVVKTPVTTKKSNRYARKMKRQTVPKAKKVQRRIRVQKERKIEPIVTTAVPGQLMDFVDKTPLDFTRFTGMRLVIVGNEQQTAVYREFFAPTGIELIHLAGDAQSAKKIACLSKKTDAIVVVTSRVSHAASAHVIAQAKKHGIPFAMERLDGRRSLYTACERQLERAWLNQQRDGKLLKKE from the coding sequence ATGATGCAACAGGTGTTGGAACGAGCAACTGAATTGGTACAGATGAAATTAGCAGTCGTGGAGCGGTATGAAGATTGGCAACTCTGGCTCGACGAAGTGAACGGAATCGATGAATGGGTCAAGATGTCAGCGTATTATGCACCGCGCGATGTTCAAGAAACACTAGTCATCGACGAAGTGAAACGAGAGAAGCAGACCGTCGTAATGCCACCACAAGTACCGATCGAGCCAGTACGCAAGCAACGTTATGCCTATACGTTTCAGCGGGGATTAAAAGGCGGTACTTTACTAGAGTGGTCCGGCAGTCATATTTCAGAACGAGACGTCCGCGATTGGAATCTCGAGCACGGCATGGAAGTTCGGGTCCGTGTCGATCATCAGGATGATCAAAAAACGATGTGCCGTGTTGAAGCCGTCGTCTCGACGGAGCGAATGAGAGAAAATCCGGAACGTGTCGTGTTTGAACAAGCCATCGTCAAGGCACATGGAATCATTGAGGAAACGGTGAATGGTCCACTGCAAGATGAGTCGGACAGACCGTTTTATTATGTCGTACCAGTAGAAGACATGCGCTATTTCCGACTAGAAGCAGGACAACTCGTCGATCTCGCCATGTGGCGCGGACGGAAAGATACACTAACGATTGCTTGGAAACATCCGTTCACGTATGAAGAGCCGATCGTCAACACATCATCAAACCGTCCATCTGAGGTCAAGCAACCGGTAGTGAAGACGCCTGTGACAACGAAAAAGTCAAATCGGTATGCACGAAAAATGAAACGACAAACGGTTCCGAAGGCTAAAAAAGTGCAGCGGCGCATTCGTGTTCAAAAAGAGCGAAAGATCGAACCAATCGTGACGACAGCTGTACCTGGACAATTGATGGATTTCGTCGATAAGACACCGCTTGATTTCACGCGCTTCACAGGTATGCGCCTCGTCATCGTTGGAAACGAACAACAAACGGCTGTTTATCGTGAGTTCTTTGCGCCAACAGGAATCGAATTGATTCATCTCGCAGGAGACGCACAGTCTGCGAAAAAGATTGCTTGTCTCTCCAAAAAGACGGATGCCATCGTCGTCGTGACGAGCCGTGTCTCTCATGCGGCGAGTGCACATGTCATTGCACAGGCGAAAAAACATGGTATTCCGTTCGCGATGGAACGCCTCGACGGTCGACGATCGCTATATACAGCGTGTGAACGACAACTTGAGCGTGCTTGGCTCAACCAGCAACGAGACGGGAAATTATTGAAAAAAGAGTGA
- a CDS encoding nitroreductase family protein — protein sequence MATQTQTDFMEIVKGRRSIRNYDTDVKISKEEMTQILEEATLAPSSVNMQPWRFLVIDSEEGKATLAPLAKFNQVQVETSSAVIAVFGDMNAVDQLENIYDTAVAKGLMPQEVRDRQVPAIQGMYSSVSANDLKDSILIDSGLVSMQLMLVARAHGYDTNPIGGYEKDQIAEAFGLEKERYVPVMLLSIGKAVDAGYPSVRLPINDIADWK from the coding sequence ATGGCAACGCAAACTCAAACAGACTTCATGGAAATCGTCAAAGGACGCCGTTCGATTCGTAACTACGATACAGACGTGAAGATCTCAAAAGAAGAAATGACACAAATCCTTGAAGAAGCAACACTCGCACCTTCTTCCGTCAACATGCAACCATGGCGTTTCCTCGTCATCGATAGCGAAGAAGGTAAAGCAACACTTGCACCACTCGCGAAATTCAACCAAGTTCAAGTCGAGACATCTTCTGCTGTCATCGCCGTCTTCGGCGACATGAACGCTGTTGATCAACTCGAGAACATCTACGATACAGCTGTTGCAAAAGGACTCATGCCACAAGAAGTACGCGATCGCCAAGTACCAGCGATCCAAGGGATGTACAGCAGTGTATCGGCGAACGATTTGAAAGACAGCATCTTGATCGACTCGGGTCTCGTCTCGATGCAATTGATGCTAGTCGCTCGTGCACACGGTTATGATACAAACCCAATCGGTGGTTACGAGAAAGATCAAATCGCGGAAGCATTCGGTCTTGAAAAAGAGCGCTATGTACCGGTCATGTTGCTATCGATCGGTAAAGCAGTCGACGCTGGATATCCATCGGTTCGCCTACCAATCAACGATATCGCAGACTGGAAATAA
- a CDS encoding DUF975 family protein yields the protein MSSQLKKAAKESLSGRWGFAVLAFLLFSIIQGVPNLFGSDIDEPSNSMDLVVMLISILLIPLGVGWTWIAMSIARGEEAKVTGLFEPYGMFLKVVGLAIVQFIFIALWTLLLIIPGIIKSFSYLLTFYILRDEPSIGILEAITRSRQLMDGHKMEAFLLFLSFIGWALLVIVTLGLAILWVGPYFSVTLAKFYDRVRGEQAPEQTSDFVAPY from the coding sequence ATGTCATCTCAATTAAAAAAAGCAGCGAAGGAGTCGCTCAGCGGTCGTTGGGGATTTGCAGTCCTAGCATTCCTGCTGTTTAGTATCATTCAGGGTGTTCCTAACTTATTTGGATCGGATATCGATGAGCCGTCAAATAGCATGGATCTCGTCGTAATGTTAATATCGATTTTACTGATTCCATTAGGAGTCGGTTGGACATGGATTGCCATGTCGATTGCTCGTGGAGAAGAAGCGAAAGTGACAGGTCTATTTGAGCCATACGGGATGTTCCTGAAAGTGGTCGGGCTCGCAATCGTTCAATTCATTTTCATTGCACTTTGGACGTTGCTCTTGATCATTCCAGGGATCATCAAATCGTTCTCTTACTTGTTGACGTTCTACATCCTTCGGGATGAACCATCGATTGGTATCCTCGAGGCAATCACACGCTCGCGTCAACTCATGGACGGTCATAAGATGGAAGCATTCTTACTCTTCCTATCATTCATTGGTTGGGCATTACTCGTGATCGTTACTCTTGGTCTTGCTATCCTGTGGGTCGGACCATACTTCAGCGTCACACTAGCCAAGTTCTATGATCGTGTTCGTGGTGAACAAGCACCAGAGCAGACATCAGATTTCGTCGCACCATATTAA